In the Cellulomonas sp. C5510 genome, CAGCTCATGATCATGGACGAGCCGACCACGGCCCTCGACGTGCTCGTGCAGCGCGAGATCCTGCAGCAGATCTCGGACCTGCGCCGCGAGCTCGGGTTCTCCGTGGTGTTCATCACGCACGACCTGCCGCTGCTGCTCGAGATCAGCGACCGGATCGCCGTCATGCGCGAGGGCCGCATCGTCGAGCTGGACACCGCCGAGAACATCTACCGCCACGCGCAGCACCCCTACACGCAGCGGCTGCTCGGGTCGTTCCCGAGCCTGACCGGCGAGCGCGGGGACTTCGTGCGGACGGGCAGCGCCGAGGAGGCCGCACGATGACCACCAGCACGCTGGAGCTCCGTGGCGTCACCAAGCGCTACCGCGTCCGCGGGGCGGGGGACATGCTCGCGCTCGACGACGTGTCGTTCGCGCTCACGTCCGGGCAGACGATCGCGCTGGTCGGGCAGAGCGGCAGCGGCAAGTCCACGATCGCGAAGATCATCACGCAGCTCGAGCGGGCGACCAGCGGCGAGGTGCTGCTCGACGGCGCCCCGATCCCGCGCCGCGGCCGGGCGCTGCGCCGCTACCGGCAGCAGGTGCGGATGGTGTTCCAGGACCCGTTCGCGTCGCTGAACCCGTACCACACCATCCGCCACCACGTGGAGCGCCCCCTGCGGCTGGACCGCGTGGTCCCGCCCGACGAGGTGGACGCGGAGGTGGTGCGGCTGCTCGAGCGCGTCCACCTCGACCCGCCCGCCGTCGTCGACCGCCGCCCGCACGAGCTGTCCGGCGGCCAGCGCCAACGCGTCGCCATCGCCCGGGCGCTCGCGTCCCGGCCGTCGCTGCTGGTC is a window encoding:
- a CDS encoding ABC transporter ATP-binding protein, with the protein product MTTSTLELRGVTKRYRVRGAGDMLALDDVSFALTSGQTIALVGQSGSGKSTIAKIITQLERATSGEVLLDGAPIPRRGRALRRYRQQVRMVFQDPFASLNPYHTIRHHVERPLRLDRVVPPDEVDAEVVRLLERVHLDPPAVVDRRPHELSGGQRQRVAIARALASRPSLLVADEPVSMLDVSIRLGVLNLLAELQRESDLGVLYITHDLATARHFSDEIMVLHHGVVVESGPADDVILRPQHPYTRALRDASPDPDTHFAGPATSTSRS